A single genomic interval of Microbacterium sp. zg-Y1090 harbors:
- the sepH gene encoding septation protein SepH, producing MEQLKVIGTEDGTLVLATETGERFALPVDDVLRAELRKARRDRDGERRAPKASPREIQSHIRSGMSAAEVAELLGARLEDVQRYEGPVLAEREHIVGQALAVPVLVGSELEPDAQPTFGAAVRAKLAEAGAAGERWTSWREQTGWIVKLEFTANDVDHDARWTFDPRRSTLAPQNSDATQLSRQGALPEGLIPRLRALDHPMGKDDSRFDSGAFGPRRPAEPEAEFEVPDVRTPTAPAVQSAAIKRAPDAPVTTSSETADLLEALRRRRGQREPLPGATQPEPSSTSPSPIALFDNAEPSRQAPAQETVDEHPASGPASEGTRRRGGRPSMPSWDEIVFGARTEES from the coding sequence ATGGAACAGCTCAAGGTGATCGGCACCGAAGACGGCACGCTCGTCCTCGCAACCGAGACGGGCGAGCGTTTCGCCCTTCCCGTCGACGACGTGCTGCGCGCGGAACTGCGCAAGGCTCGCCGAGACCGCGACGGTGAACGCCGCGCGCCCAAGGCCAGCCCGCGCGAGATCCAGTCGCACATCCGCTCGGGCATGTCCGCCGCCGAGGTGGCGGAACTGCTGGGCGCACGGCTCGAGGACGTGCAGCGCTACGAAGGCCCGGTGCTCGCCGAGCGCGAGCACATCGTCGGCCAGGCACTGGCGGTCCCGGTGCTCGTGGGCAGTGAGCTCGAGCCCGACGCGCAGCCGACCTTTGGAGCCGCAGTGCGCGCGAAGCTCGCCGAGGCCGGTGCCGCGGGCGAGCGTTGGACGAGCTGGCGCGAGCAGACGGGCTGGATCGTCAAGCTCGAGTTCACCGCGAACGACGTCGACCACGACGCCCGCTGGACCTTCGACCCCCGACGCAGCACGCTCGCCCCGCAGAACAGCGATGCGACGCAGCTGTCACGCCAGGGCGCGCTGCCGGAGGGGCTCATCCCGAGGCTGCGTGCACTGGACCACCCGATGGGCAAGGACGACTCCCGCTTCGACAGCGGCGCGTTCGGTCCGCGACGCCCTGCCGAGCCCGAGGCAGAGTTCGAGGTGCCGGACGTGCGCACCCCGACGGCCCCGGCTGTGCAGTCCGCGGCGATCAAGCGCGCGCCCGACGCGCCGGTAACGACGTCATCCGAGACAGCCGACCTGCTCGAGGCGCTGCGCCGCCGTCGCGGTCAGCGCGAGCCGCTCCCCGGCGCGACGCAGCCCGAGCCGTCGTCGACCTCGCCGTCGCCCATCGCCCTCTTCGACAACGCCGAGCCGTCCCGCCAGGCGCCCGCACAGGAAACCGTGGACGAGCACCCCGCTTCCGGCCCGGCATCCGAGGGGACACGCCGCCGCGGCGGACGGCCGTCGATGCCGTCGTGGGACGAGATCGTCTTCGGCGCCCGCACCGAAGAGTCCTAG
- a CDS encoding alkaline phosphatase family protein has protein sequence MPLSLPADPPSARSLTGVVPHMLASLDGADDWLPPASSAIVFVIDGLGRANLAARAGHARYLAGAMAKRDIAHTVFPSTTAAALTSLLTGRSPGTHGIVGYRLRIPGTDEAPNQLKGWETHGLDPLTWQRSEPLLEREHRAGRPCFVVTRSEYAATGFTEAILRGGRFVGADDLDERVERAAELAADHPGALVYLYAPELDSLGHRHGWESDEWSAGLERVDAAARLLTRRAASGTGVLVTADHGMVDVPRHRHLLLQEGDGLVDDVRVIAGEPRMLHLYAEPGRADAVLAAWQAAESGRSWVMGRDDAVQAGLFGPTDSEVLPRIGDVLVAARAGVAYYDDRVADKGSQRMVGQHGSLTAEERIVPLIRLGAYAA, from the coding sequence ATGCCTCTCAGCCTACCCGCGGACCCGCCGAGCGCCCGAAGCCTCACCGGTGTCGTGCCCCACATGCTGGCCTCGCTGGACGGCGCAGACGACTGGCTGCCGCCGGCGTCGAGCGCGATCGTGTTCGTCATCGACGGCCTCGGCCGGGCCAACCTCGCCGCCCGCGCAGGTCACGCCCGGTACCTTGCCGGCGCGATGGCCAAGCGCGACATCGCGCACACCGTGTTCCCGAGTACGACGGCCGCGGCGCTGACGAGCCTGCTGACCGGTCGGAGTCCCGGCACCCACGGCATCGTCGGGTATCGGCTGCGCATCCCCGGCACCGACGAGGCGCCGAATCAGCTGAAGGGGTGGGAGACCCACGGCCTCGACCCGCTCACCTGGCAGCGGTCCGAGCCGCTCCTCGAGCGGGAGCACCGCGCCGGCCGGCCGTGCTTCGTGGTGACGCGCTCCGAGTACGCCGCGACCGGATTCACCGAGGCCATTCTCCGCGGCGGCCGCTTCGTGGGCGCCGACGATCTCGACGAACGTGTCGAACGCGCGGCAGAGCTTGCCGCCGATCACCCCGGCGCGCTGGTCTACCTCTACGCGCCCGAGCTCGACTCGCTCGGACACCGTCACGGCTGGGAGTCGGACGAGTGGTCCGCGGGGCTCGAACGGGTGGATGCCGCGGCCCGGCTGCTGACGCGGCGGGCGGCATCGGGGACCGGCGTGCTCGTCACCGCGGACCACGGCATGGTCGACGTCCCCCGGCACCGTCACCTGCTGCTGCAGGAGGGCGACGGACTGGTCGACGATGTGCGCGTCATCGCCGGCGAGCCGCGGATGCTGCACCTGTACGCGGAACCCGGCCGGGCCGACGCCGTGCTGGCGGCCTGGCAGGCGGCCGAGAGCGGACGCTCCTGGGTGATGGGGCGCGATGACGCCGTGCAGGCGGGCCTGTTCGGACCGACAGACTCCGAGGTGCTCCCGCGCATCGGCGACGTCCTCGTGGCGGCGCGCGCAGGCGTGGCGTACTACGACGACCGGGTGGCGGACAAAGGATCGCAGCGCATGGTCGGGCAGCACGGCTCGCTCACCGCGGAGGAGCGGATCGTGCCGCTCATCCGGTTGGGCGCGTACGCCGCCTAG
- a CDS encoding DNA gyrase/topoisomerase IV subunit A, with product MAASRKDPAPAAALVERIEDVDVSTEMQGSFLEYAYSVIYSRALPDARDGLKPVQRRILYQMAEMGLRPDRGHVKSARVVGEVMGKLHPHGDTAIYDALVRLAQPFALRVPLVDGHGNFGSLDDGPAAARYTEARLAPAALALTESLDEDVVDFIPNYDGQFQQPEVLAAAFPNLLVNGTTGIAVGMATNMAPHNLIEVVGAAVHLLDNPDATLEELMEFVPGPDLPGGGVIVGLDGVKDAYATGRGTFRTRAKVSIESLGPRRTGLVVTELPYMVGPERVIEKIKDAVTAKKLTGIADVADFTDRNHGLRLVIGIKTGFDPQAVLAQLYRLTPLEDSFGINNVALVDGQPQTLGLRELLQVYLQHRIRVVTRRSRYRLARRQERLHLVEGLLIAILDIDEVIQVIRASDDSDQARTRLMDVFDLSQAQAEYILELRLRRLTKFSRVELEAERDQLKTEIAHLEELLASDVLLRAQVARELDAAAETYGTPRRTLLLNGGPPVSARSRAAAPADLQIADSPCRVFLTATGRMVRADLTEDAPNRGIVPPARRSKHDAIRSSVDTTTRGDLGAVTSTGRLVRFSPVDLPSVPGNSVQPAAGTRADQYLGLAGGEHVVALVPLTDQPPVALGTAQGIVKRVSPSEIGTKHDVEIIALKPGDRVVGAAPAPDDATLVFVTTDAQLLRFDAAAVRPQGRTAGGMAGIRLADKQQVVYFGAVAAGSEDEAVVITIADTSQTLTGTDAGSGKVTAFSEYPAKGRATGGVRAQRFLKGEDTLSLAWVGVEPRAVGPDGAVRALPDPGAKRDASGQPLADVVGAVGTVVA from the coding sequence ATGGCTGCATCGCGCAAAGACCCCGCCCCCGCCGCCGCCCTCGTCGAACGCATCGAGGATGTGGACGTCTCCACCGAGATGCAGGGCTCGTTCCTGGAGTACGCCTACTCGGTGATCTACTCCCGCGCCCTGCCCGACGCCCGCGACGGCCTGAAGCCCGTGCAGCGACGCATCCTCTACCAGATGGCCGAGATGGGCCTGCGCCCCGACCGCGGCCACGTCAAGAGCGCCCGCGTCGTCGGCGAAGTCATGGGAAAGCTGCACCCGCACGGCGACACCGCGATCTACGACGCCCTCGTCCGCCTCGCACAGCCCTTCGCGCTGCGCGTTCCGCTCGTCGACGGCCACGGCAACTTTGGCTCCCTCGACGACGGACCGGCCGCCGCCCGATACACCGAAGCCCGCCTCGCGCCGGCCGCCCTCGCCCTCACCGAGAGCCTCGACGAGGACGTCGTCGACTTCATCCCCAACTACGACGGCCAGTTCCAGCAGCCCGAGGTGCTCGCTGCGGCGTTCCCCAACCTGCTCGTCAACGGCACCACCGGCATCGCCGTCGGCATGGCCACGAACATGGCCCCCCATAACCTCATCGAGGTGGTGGGCGCCGCCGTGCATCTGCTGGACAACCCCGATGCCACGCTCGAGGAGCTCATGGAGTTCGTGCCGGGGCCGGACCTGCCCGGCGGCGGCGTCATCGTCGGGCTCGACGGGGTGAAGGATGCCTACGCCACCGGCCGCGGCACGTTCCGCACGCGGGCCAAGGTGTCGATCGAATCGCTCGGTCCCCGCCGCACCGGCCTCGTCGTCACCGAGCTGCCGTACATGGTCGGTCCGGAGCGCGTGATCGAGAAGATCAAGGACGCCGTCACCGCCAAGAAGCTCACCGGCATCGCCGACGTCGCCGACTTCACCGACCGCAATCACGGCCTGCGGCTGGTCATCGGCATCAAGACCGGCTTCGACCCGCAGGCGGTGCTGGCCCAGCTCTACCGACTCACGCCGCTGGAGGATTCCTTCGGCATCAACAACGTCGCCCTCGTCGACGGTCAGCCACAGACCCTCGGCCTGCGCGAGCTGCTGCAGGTGTACCTGCAGCACCGCATCCGCGTCGTCACCCGCCGCAGCCGCTACCGTCTGGCCCGACGCCAGGAGCGCCTCCACCTCGTGGAGGGACTGCTGATCGCGATCCTCGACATCGACGAGGTCATCCAGGTCATCCGCGCGTCCGACGACAGCGACCAGGCTCGCACCCGCCTCATGGATGTGTTCGACCTCTCGCAGGCGCAGGCCGAGTACATCCTCGAGCTGCGACTGCGCCGCCTGACGAAGTTCTCCCGCGTCGAGCTCGAAGCCGAGCGCGACCAGCTGAAGACCGAGATCGCCCACCTCGAGGAGCTGCTGGCCAGCGACGTGCTGCTGCGCGCGCAGGTCGCCCGCGAACTCGACGCCGCGGCCGAGACGTACGGCACGCCGCGTCGCACGCTGCTGCTCAACGGCGGTCCGCCCGTGTCGGCGCGCTCGCGCGCGGCCGCCCCGGCCGACCTGCAGATCGCGGATTCGCCGTGTCGGGTGTTCCTCACGGCCACCGGCCGCATGGTGCGCGCCGACCTCACCGAGGACGCCCCCAACCGAGGCATCGTTCCTCCGGCACGACGCAGCAAGCACGATGCGATCCGTTCGAGCGTGGACACCACCACGCGCGGCGATCTCGGGGCCGTCACCAGCACCGGTCGTCTCGTGCGCTTCTCCCCCGTCGACCTGCCTTCGGTCCCGGGCAACTCCGTGCAGCCGGCGGCCGGCACGCGCGCCGACCAGTATCTGGGCCTTGCCGGCGGCGAGCACGTCGTCGCACTGGTTCCGCTGACCGATCAGCCTCCGGTGGCGCTCGGCACCGCGCAGGGCATCGTCAAGCGCGTGTCTCCAAGCGAGATCGGCACGAAGCACGACGTCGAGATCATTGCGCTGAAACCCGGCGACCGCGTCGTCGGAGCCGCACCCGCGCCCGACGACGCGACCCTGGTGTTCGTCACAACCGACGCGCAACTGTTGCGCTTCGACGCGGCCGCCGTGCGTCCGCAGGGGCGGACGGCCGGCGGCATGGCCGGCATCCGTCTCGCTGACAAGCAGCAGGTGGTCTACTTCGGGGCCGTCGCCGCGGGCAGCGAAGACGAGGCCGTCGTCATCACGATCGCCGACACGTCGCAGACCCTCACCGGCACGGATGCCGGCAGCGGCAAAGTGACCGCCTTCAGCGAGTACCCCGCGAAGGGTCGCGCGACCGGCGGTGTGCGCGCGCAGCGCTTCTTGAAGGGCGAGGACACTCTCTCGCTCGCATGGGTCGGTGTCGAGCCGCGCGCGGTCGGACCCGACGGCGCCGTCCGCGCGCTTCCCGACCCCGGCGCCAAGCGAGACGCGTCAGGTCAGCCGTTGGCCGACGTCGTGGGCGCAGTGGGCACCGTCGTCGCCTAA
- a CDS encoding GIY-YIG nuclease family protein, with protein MPHVYMLECADGTLYVGSTIDLERRLAQHAAGEGAAYTRRRLPVTLRWYAEFARIEDAFQWEKRLQGWSHAKRLAFAAGGLDAVRGWSARERRERKG; from the coding sequence ATGCCCCACGTGTACATGCTCGAATGCGCGGACGGCACGCTCTACGTCGGAAGCACGATCGACCTCGAGCGCCGCCTCGCGCAGCATGCGGCGGGCGAGGGCGCCGCCTACACGCGGCGCAGGCTTCCGGTCACCCTCCGTTGGTATGCCGAGTTCGCCCGGATCGAAGACGCCTTCCAATGGGAGAAGAGGCTCCAAGGGTGGAGCCATGCGAAGCGCCTCGCCTTCGCGGCGGGCGGACTTGATGCCGTGCGCGGCTGGAGCGCGCGGGAGCGGCGTGAGCGAAAAGGGTGA
- a CDS encoding DNA gyrase/topoisomerase IV subunit B, with product MTAEYSAHHLQVLEGLEAVRKRPGMYIGSTDSRGLMHCLWEIIDNSVDEALGGHGDRIEIILYADGSVEVRDRARGIPVDIEPRTGLSGVEVVLTKLHAGGKFGGGSYAASGGLHGVGASVVNALSERLDVEVDRGGKTWAMSFHRGEPGVFSGPTPDADFSPFQNASELRVAGKAPKGVTGTRIRYWADRQIFTKDAAFNLDELVQRARQTAFLVPGLEIVIRDERAVPAGEEPVETSYRFDGGISEFAEFLAPDAAVTDVWRLTGTGTFTETVPVLQPTGAMIPTDVERECVVDIALRWGTGYDTVTRSFVNIIATPKGGTHQQGFEQGLMKVLRAQVEQNSRRLKVGNDKLEKDDILAGLTTVLTVRLAEPQFEGQTKEILGTPAVRQIVANVVTRELAARFASSKRDDKAQTALVLDKVVSEMKARISARTHKETQRRKNALESSSLPAKLADCRTNDVEQSELFIVEGDSALGTAKHARNSEYQALLPIRGKILNVQKASVSDMLSNAECAAIIQVIGAGSGRSFDLASARYGKIILMSDADVDGAHIRTLLLTLFFRYMRPLIEEGRVYAAVPPLHRVIVMNPGSKPNETIYTYSEAELHALLAKLTKSGKRWQEPIQRYKGLGEMDADQLATTTMDRAGRTLRRVRVQDADAANNVFQLLMGSDVAPRREFIVDSSDRLARERIDA from the coding sequence GTGACCGCCGAGTACTCCGCCCATCATCTCCAGGTGCTGGAGGGCCTCGAGGCCGTCCGTAAGCGCCCCGGCATGTACATCGGCTCGACCGACTCCCGTGGCCTCATGCACTGCCTCTGGGAGATCATCGACAACTCCGTCGACGAGGCCCTCGGAGGCCACGGCGACCGCATCGAGATCATCCTGTACGCCGACGGCAGCGTCGAGGTGCGTGACCGGGCGCGTGGCATCCCGGTCGACATCGAGCCGCGCACGGGCCTGTCGGGTGTCGAGGTCGTGCTCACCAAGCTGCACGCCGGCGGCAAGTTCGGCGGCGGCTCGTACGCGGCTTCGGGCGGCCTCCACGGTGTCGGTGCCTCGGTGGTCAACGCGCTGTCGGAGCGCCTCGACGTCGAGGTGGATCGGGGCGGCAAGACGTGGGCGATGTCGTTCCACCGGGGCGAGCCCGGGGTGTTCTCCGGCCCGACTCCCGACGCCGACTTCTCGCCGTTTCAGAACGCCAGCGAACTGCGCGTGGCCGGCAAGGCGCCGAAGGGTGTCACCGGCACGCGCATCCGGTACTGGGCGGACCGGCAGATCTTCACGAAGGATGCCGCCTTCAACCTCGACGAGCTCGTGCAGCGTGCCCGTCAGACGGCGTTCCTCGTCCCGGGCCTCGAGATCGTCATCCGTGACGAGCGCGCCGTGCCCGCGGGGGAGGAGCCGGTCGAGACCAGCTACCGCTTCGACGGGGGCATCTCCGAGTTCGCGGAGTTCCTGGCACCCGACGCGGCCGTCACCGACGTGTGGCGTCTGACCGGAACCGGCACGTTCACCGAGACGGTGCCCGTGCTGCAGCCGACCGGCGCGATGATCCCGACCGACGTCGAGCGGGAGTGCGTCGTGGACATCGCTCTGCGGTGGGGCACGGGCTACGACACGGTGACGCGCTCTTTCGTGAACATCATCGCCACCCCCAAGGGTGGCACGCACCAGCAGGGCTTCGAGCAGGGCCTGATGAAGGTGCTGCGCGCGCAGGTCGAGCAGAACTCCCGCCGCCTCAAGGTCGGCAACGACAAGCTGGAGAAGGACGACATCCTCGCCGGGCTGACTACTGTGCTCACGGTGCGGCTCGCCGAACCGCAGTTCGAGGGTCAGACCAAGGAGATCCTGGGCACGCCCGCGGTGCGCCAGATCGTCGCGAACGTCGTGACCCGCGAGCTGGCCGCCCGGTTCGCGTCGAGCAAGCGCGATGACAAGGCACAGACCGCGCTGGTGCTCGACAAGGTCGTCTCGGAGATGAAGGCGCGTATCTCGGCGCGCACCCACAAGGAGACCCAGCGGCGCAAGAACGCGCTGGAATCCTCGTCGCTCCCGGCCAAGCTCGCCGACTGCCGCACGAACGACGTGGAGCAGTCGGAGCTGTTCATCGTCGAGGGCGATTCGGCCCTCGGCACGGCCAAGCATGCGCGCAACAGCGAGTACCAGGCGCTGCTGCCGATCCGCGGCAAGATCCTCAACGTGCAGAAGGCGTCAGTGAGCGACATGCTCTCCAACGCCGAGTGCGCGGCGATCATCCAGGTGATCGGCGCCGGCTCCGGTCGCTCGTTCGACCTCGCCTCGGCGCGCTACGGCAAGATCATCCTGATGAGCGACGCCGACGTCGACGGCGCTCACATCCGTACGCTGCTGCTCACCCTGTTCTTCCGATACATGCGTCCGCTGATCGAGGAGGGCCGCGTCTACGCCGCCGTGCCGCCGCTGCACCGCGTCATCGTGATGAACCCCGGGTCGAAGCCGAACGAGACCATCTACACGTACAGCGAGGCCGAGCTGCACGCGCTGCTGGCCAAGCTCACCAAGTCTGGCAAGCGCTGGCAGGAGCCGATCCAGCGGTACAAGGGCCTCGGCGAGATGGATGCCGATCAGCTCGCGACCACCACGATGGACCGGGCCGGACGCACGCTGCGTCGCGTGCGCGTGCAGGACGCCGACGCGGCGAACAACGTCTTCCAACTGCTGATGGGCAGCGACGTCGCCCCGCGCCGCGAGTTCATCGTCGACTCCAGCGACCGACTCGCCCGCGAGCGCATCGACGCCTGA
- a CDS encoding DUF7455 domain-containing protein, with translation MSITSTPTDQTAVLDYRLTAADRCDSCGAQAYIAAEVNGSELLFCAHHGRKYEEKLRAVATSWHDETARLADAL, from the coding sequence ATGAGCATCACATCGACCCCGACCGACCAGACCGCCGTCCTCGACTACCGCCTGACCGCGGCGGACCGGTGCGACTCCTGCGGAGCGCAGGCGTACATCGCCGCCGAGGTCAACGGCAGTGAACTGCTGTTCTGCGCCCACCACGGTCGCAAGTACGAAGAGAAGCTGCGCGCTGTGGCGACCAGCTGGCACGACGAGACGGCCCGTCTGGCCGACGCCCTCTGA